From Sporosarcina sp. 6E9:
CTAGCTGTTGGTAAAATTTTACCCGCGGTCGGTCATGTTTCGATTAAAGGAATTGTTAACATTGGCGGGTTCATGGAATTTGCGGTTCTGCAAAGCACCCGACTTCACCTTCCATTTGAAATGAGCCGAACAATCGCACGTGCTTTACAGCTTGCCTATAATCGTTCTAAATTATAGAACAAAAACAACTGAAACAACAATGGCTACGACTAAAATTCCCGGGATTAAATTAGCAACTCTAATTTTAGTTAGTCCGATTAAATTTAACCCAATCGCCAAAATCATAAGACCGCCCGTTGCTGTCATTTCCGAGATAAAAAAACTTAACAGTTCATCGGGTATGTACTTACTAATTTGTGTTGAAAATAGTGTGATAATACCTTGATATAAAAGTACTGGAACCGCTGCAATCGCAACGCCGATTCCAAGCGTTGAACTTAATATGATTGACGTAAAACCATCGATAATGCCTTTCATCAATAATACGTCATGATCATTTCTTAAACCGCTATCGATAGCGCCTATAATTGCCATTGATCCGATAACAAAAATAAGCGTAGCCGTTACGAATCCCTGTGCAACTCCGGGACCTTCTGTTTTTTTCGGCATTTTACTTTCAATCCAATGGCCTAACTTGTTTATCTTTTCATCCAGATCAATCCATTCCCCAATGACAGCACCTACTACAATACTTACGATGACTATGAGAACTTGAGTACTTTCAAAGGTCATTTGAATCCCTATAACTGAAACCGCCAAGCCGATGCCGTACATGACAGTTTCTTTCATACGTTCAGGTATATTATGTAGGAATCTACCAATTACTGCCCCGATAATAATTAACAAAGCGTTTAAGACCGACCCGAATAAAATCAACTTATCACTTCCAATTAATAAATTAAAAAGATACCTATTCTGCATAGCTGCAAAATAGGTACTATATTACTCATTCAATAAATCTAGTATTCTTTCTAAATCATCTTCCGAGAAGAATTCAATTTCAATTTTACCTTTATTTTTGTTCTTTTTAATGACTACATTCGTCCCAAAATAATCTCTTAACGTTGATTCACGTTCCATTAAAAACAAATCTTCAGTTTCCTTCTTTTTTGTTTCACGTGGAACATTTTCGTTTATTTTTTGTACAAGTCTTTCTAGCTGTCGTACGTTTAATCCTTCTTTAAGCACTCTTTCCGCAACTACATGCATTTGCTCTTTTGTTCTTAGACCGAGTAATGTTCGTCCATGTCCCATTGACAATTTACCTTCAGTAATTGTATCTCTAATTTTCTTTGGAAGAGATAGTAGACGAACATGGTTTGCGATATGTGATCTACTTTTCCCAAGTCGAAATGCTAATTGCTCTTGCGTGAGTTTTAAGTTTTCCATAAGATTGTGATACGCTTCTGCTTCTTCAATTGGCGTCAAATCTTCCCTTTGAAGGTTCTCAAGTATCGCCAATTCCATTGTCTCTTCATCCGTTAATTCACGAACGACAGCCGGTATTTCGTCCAATCCTGCGAGTTTGGCTGCTCGAAATCTTCTCTCGCCAACTACAATTTCATATGTCATTCCAGTTTTCCTTACAATGATAGGTTGAAGAATTCCATGTTCTTTAATCGAGTCACTTAATTCTTTGATCGCAACCTCATCAAACACTTTCCGTGGTTGGTATGGATTCGGCTTTATACTTTTCACATGTACTTTTTCAACAGTTTCTGCTTTACCTGCTTTATCTGCTTTCAATAATGATTCGCCTGGAAATAATGCATTAATTCCTTTCCCAAGACCTCTAGCCATTGTGCACCACTTCCTTTGCAAGCTCTAAATACACTTCTGCACCACGTGATCTTGAATCATAAACAATGATTGGTTCTCCGTGACTCGGTGCCTCGCTCAGTCTTACGTTTCTCGGAATAATTGTTCTGTATACTTTGTCTTGAAAATACTTTTTAACTTCATCAATTACTTGAATCCCTAAATTTGTTCTCGCATCAAACATTGTCAGTAAAACGCCGTCGATTGATAATTCTTCATTCAGATGTTTTTGAACAAGACGAATTGTACTTAATAATTGACTTAATCCTTCAAGTGCATAATATTCACACTGCACCGGTATTATTATTGCATCTGATGCCGTTAACGCGTTGATTGTCAATAAACCGAGCGAAGGTGGACAATCTATAATGATATAATCATAGATATCCTTAGCCTCATGAATGGCATGTTTCATTCGAACTTCTCTTGAAATTGTTGAAACCAGTTCAATCTCTGCCCCTGCTAATGAAATTGTAGCCGGGATAATATCTAAGTTATCTACTTTCGTTTGTAAAATAACGTCATTCATATCAACATCATCAATCAAAATATCATAAATGCAGTTTTGGACGTCTCCTTTATTGATACCTACCCCACTTGTCGCATTACCTTGTGGATCTGTATCAATTAGTAAGACCTTTTTGCCTATATGGGCAAGGCAAGCACTTAGATTTACAGATGTTGTCGTTTTCCCGACGCCCCCCTTTTGGTTGGCGATCGCTATAATTCTTCCCACGCTTGCACCTGCTTTCCTAGATGAAATTAAATAAGTCATAAAAATACTCCTGCCATGACTTAGCAAGAGTATTTTATTTTTTCTTAGGTATTTTAACTGTAATCGTGTAAAAATCCTCTGAATCTTCTTCCTCTGTTTCTACATCGATTCCACTTTTGGATACAAGACTTAGAGATTGTTTAATGGTATTAAGTGCTATTCTAACATCGCGGCTTACTGATTTTCTCTTTGGTGTTTTATTCTTTGGATCTTCTTTTTTTGGATGTAAAACTTTATAAACTCTTTCTTCCAATTGCTTCACGTTTAATTGGTTCGCAATGGCTTCTTCATGCAAGGCTATTTGAAGTTCAGGATCTTTTAATGGCATCAAAGCACGTGCATGTCGTTCAGATAGTTTTTTGCTCATAATTGCCGCTTTAACTTCTTCAGGCAATTTTAGTAGTCGTAACTTATTTGCAATTGTGGATTGCCCTTTGCCCAACCTTTGCGCTAAAGCTTCTTGCGTCAATGAGTGTAACCCCAATAATTGTTCGTAGGCATAGGCCTCTTCTATCGGTGTTAATTCCTCCCGTTGCAAGTTTTCTATTAAAGCAATGGAGGCAGTTTCCCTATCATCTAAGTCCCGGACAATGGCCGGAACTTCTGTCCATTCTAAAAATTTCATCGCTCGATATCTTCGTTCACCTGCAATAATTTCATACTCACCATTACCGACAGAACGAATAACAATTGGTTGAATGACGCCATGTGTATGAATTGTTCTTGCAAGTTCCTCAATTTTCTCTTCAGAAAATACAGATCTAGGCTGATATTTGTTAGGTTTTATCGCGTCAATTGCAATTTTTTCTATCTGTTCTTGACGTTCCCCACTTGGTTCAATATCAGCTTCAGTTTCTTTTTCTCCACCAAAAAAACGTGAAAAAGGACTTTTCATTCATTGCACCACCTTTTCAAACTTCCCCGTACTATATTACTAATTCGACAAATCTATTAATAAACCTTCTATCAATAAAACGTTCCACGTGAAACATTTTATTGAATTGGTGCTTTATTTGGAATACCAGGTTTACGAGGATATTTTCCTGGAGTGTTTTTCACCTTAGTAAATACAAATATATTACGTTCACTTTCTTCGATCGGCAATAAAAATGAATGTTTTTCCTTAATCTTTGCGCCGAGAACAGCAAGTGGTTTTTCAGCATCTATTAATTCATCTTTCGCTGCTGCACCTTTCATCGCAATGAATTGACCGCCTTTTTTAACGAGTGGAACACATAATTCCGATAACACGGATAATCTTGCCACCGCCCTAGCAGTAACAATGTCAAATTTCTCACGGTATTGTTTATTTTGTCCGAAGTCTTCTGCTCTAGAATGGACAAAGTTCACATTTTCGAGTTCAAGTTCTTTTGCTAAATGTTCCAAAAAACCAATACGTTTATTTAATGAGTCCACGATTGTCAATTCTAGCTCAGGATAACAGATTTTGATGGGAATACTCGGAAATCCCGCACCAGCACCGACATCGCAAAGTGTAGTTTTTTTATCGAAATCTATATAAAACGCGGCTGATATAGAGTCGTAAAAGTGTTTCAAATAAAC
This genomic window contains:
- a CDS encoding DUF554 domain-containing protein gives rise to the protein MILFGSVLNALLIIIGAVIGRFLHNIPERMKETVMYGIGLAVSVIGIQMTFESTQVLIVIVSIVVGAVIGEWIDLDEKINKLGHWIESKMPKKTEGPGVAQGFVTATLIFVIGSMAIIGAIDSGLRNDHDVLLMKGIIDGFTSIILSSTLGIGVAIAAVPVLLYQGIITLFSTQISKYIPDELLSFFISEMTATGGLMILAIGLNLIGLTKIRVANLIPGILVVAIVVSVVFVL
- a CDS encoding ParB/RepB/Spo0J family partition protein, whose translation is MARGLGKGINALFPGESLLKADKAGKAETVEKVHVKSIKPNPYQPRKVFDEVAIKELSDSIKEHGILQPIIVRKTGMTYEIVVGERRFRAAKLAGLDEIPAVVRELTDEETMELAILENLQREDLTPIEEAEAYHNLMENLKLTQEQLAFRLGKSRSHIANHVRLLSLPKKIRDTITEGKLSMGHGRTLLGLRTKEQMHVVAERVLKEGLNVRQLERLVQKINENVPRETKKKETEDLFLMERESTLRDYFGTNVVIKKNKNKGKIEIEFFSEDDLERILDLLNE
- a CDS encoding AAA family ATPase → MGRIIAIANQKGGVGKTTTSVNLSACLAHIGKKVLLIDTDPQGNATSGVGINKGDVQNCIYDILIDDVDMNDVILQTKVDNLDIIPATISLAGAEIELVSTISREVRMKHAIHEAKDIYDYIIIDCPPSLGLLTINALTASDAIIIPVQCEYYALEGLSQLLSTIRLVQKHLNEELSIDGVLLTMFDARTNLGIQVIDEVKKYFQDKVYRTIIPRNVRLSEAPSHGEPIIVYDSRSRGAEVYLELAKEVVHNG
- the noc gene encoding nucleoid occlusion protein, which gives rise to MKSPFSRFFGGEKETEADIEPSGERQEQIEKIAIDAIKPNKYQPRSVFSEEKIEELARTIHTHGVIQPIVIRSVGNGEYEIIAGERRYRAMKFLEWTEVPAIVRDLDDRETASIALIENLQREELTPIEEAYAYEQLLGLHSLTQEALAQRLGKGQSTIANKLRLLKLPEEVKAAIMSKKLSERHARALMPLKDPELQIALHEEAIANQLNVKQLEERVYKVLHPKKEDPKNKTPKRKSVSRDVRIALNTIKQSLSLVSKSGIDVETEEEDSEDFYTITVKIPKKK
- the rsmG gene encoding 16S rRNA (guanine(527)-N(7))-methyltransferase RsmG, with protein sequence MNKDQFLVALQEHGIELSEKQQRQFDIYFNQLVEWNEKMNLTAITDEPDVYLKHFYDSISAAFYIDFDKKTTLCDVGAGAGFPSIPIKICYPELELTIVDSLNKRIGFLEHLAKELELENVNFVHSRAEDFGQNKQYREKFDIVTARAVARLSVLSELCVPLVKKGGQFIAMKGAAAKDELIDAEKPLAVLGAKIKEKHSFLLPIEESERNIFVFTKVKNTPGKYPRKPGIPNKAPIQ